A genomic segment from Desulfonatronum lacustre DSM 10312 encodes:
- a CDS encoding NUDIX hydrolase: MEHDPPTPWLKWSREIQALSQTGLAFAQTHYERTRYHRLLELASEMVSSRTCLETDDVLRTFLVQPGYATVKVDVRGAVVRDDRILLVRERADGKWAMPGGWADVGEYPSAMIAREILEESGYEAKPVRLIGVYDANRAGRPMEFFHAYKVLFLCELTGGAPSASDETSDVGFFSFDDLPPLSEHRTNHVHLSEVRRHLADPTRPAAFD; encoded by the coding sequence ATGGAACATGACCCACCCACCCCATGGCTGAAGTGGTCCAGAGAGATTCAAGCACTGAGCCAGACCGGCCTCGCCTTTGCCCAGACCCACTACGAACGAACCCGCTATCATCGCCTGTTGGAGTTGGCCTCGGAAATGGTTTCCAGCCGGACTTGTCTGGAAACCGACGACGTCTTGCGTACGTTTCTGGTGCAGCCCGGCTACGCCACGGTCAAAGTGGACGTGCGCGGGGCCGTGGTCCGGGACGACCGCATTTTGCTGGTCCGGGAGCGGGCCGACGGCAAGTGGGCCATGCCCGGCGGCTGGGCCGACGTGGGCGAGTACCCTTCGGCCATGATCGCCCGGGAGATTCTCGAGGAAAGCGGATACGAGGCCAAGCCGGTCCGGCTGATCGGCGTGTACGACGCCAACCGGGCCGGACGGCCCATGGAATTCTTTCACGCCTACAAAGTGCTGTTTTTGTGCGAACTGACCGGCGGAGCGCCCTCGGCCAGCGATGAAACCTCGGACGTGGGCTTTTTCTCCTTCGATGATCTCCCGCCTCTTTCCGAGCACCGCACCAACCACGTCCATCTCTCGGAGGTCCGTCGTCACCTGGCGGACCCGACCCGCCCGGCTGCGTTCGATTGA
- a CDS encoding MBL fold metallo-hydrolase, whose product MKSIVLLAVILMTPLVAGCSGKNPHYDPDKPHHTPTGFQNNYPHSRPSGPDFWRWFFQRRLAGLPKKPTLELAPVAPDLEYLRTNLSEPAVTWVGHATVLMQMGGLNILTDPVFSQRASPVQWAGPKRWQPPGVALDELPRIDLVLISHSHYDHLDLNSVRELAAQPGGSPLFMVPLGLKEWFERNVPASRGHVRDFDWWDNLEMDGEECRTTVHFVPAQHWSQRTLRDRNQTLWGGWVVEQPDFVFYYAGDMGYSQDTKDIGERFGGFDLAAIPVGAYEPRWFMQSQHINPEEAVLVHRDVQARRSIGVHWGTFHGITDESLDQPIVDLAEARQRHGLAEDDFFLLRHGETRRLDDNR is encoded by the coding sequence ATGAAATCGATTGTTCTGCTTGCCGTGATCCTGATGACCCCCCTTGTGGCCGGATGCTCCGGCAAGAACCCGCACTACGACCCTGACAAGCCGCACCATACCCCCACGGGCTTTCAAAACAACTATCCCCATTCCCGGCCCAGCGGCCCGGACTTCTGGCGTTGGTTCTTCCAGAGGCGGCTGGCCGGACTGCCAAAGAAGCCCACATTGGAACTGGCCCCGGTGGCCCCGGACCTGGAATACCTGCGAACCAACCTTTCCGAGCCGGCCGTGACCTGGGTCGGGCACGCCACGGTACTGATGCAGATGGGCGGGCTGAATATCCTTACGGACCCCGTCTTCTCGCAGCGGGCCTCACCGGTGCAATGGGCCGGACCAAAGCGGTGGCAGCCACCGGGGGTGGCCCTGGATGAGCTGCCGCGCATCGACTTGGTGCTGATTTCCCACAGCCATTACGACCATCTGGATTTGAACTCGGTTCGGGAGTTGGCGGCGCAACCCGGCGGCTCGCCGCTGTTCATGGTTCCCTTGGGCCTCAAGGAATGGTTCGAGCGCAATGTTCCCGCCTCCCGCGGCCATGTGCGGGATTTCGACTGGTGGGATAATCTGGAGATGGATGGCGAAGAGTGTCGGACCACGGTCCACTTCGTCCCGGCCCAGCACTGGTCTCAACGAACGTTACGGGATCGAAATCAAACCCTGTGGGGTGGCTGGGTGGTGGAGCAGCCGGATTTCGTCTTTTATTACGCCGGGGACATGGGTTATTCCCAAGATACCAAGGACATCGGAGAACGCTTCGGCGGCTTCGACCTGGCGGCCATCCCGGTGGGCGCGTACGAACCACGGTGGTTCATGCAAAGCCAGCACATCAACCCGGAGGAAGCGGTGCTGGTGCACCGGGACGTCCAGGCTCGCCGTTCCATTGGCGTGCATTGGGGAACTTTCCATGGAATCACGGATGAGTCTTTGGATCAGCCTATTGTCGACCTGGCCGAAGCCCGGCAGCGGCACGGCCTGGCTGAAGACGACTTCTTTTTGCTGCGCCACGGCGAAACGCGGCGACTTGACGACAACAGGTGA
- a CDS encoding HD domain-containing protein encodes MPGIRKSLLQLIFSGSFMKRWNDKLRPMELMEVDKQAHKMIVAWMLFELNTREMSAEERLAIGERIVEGGIFEYLYRLVITDIKPPVFYQIKANPAHYRQLTDWVLDRLKPRVECLGTPFWDRLRLWLDHPEEGDLARRILDAAHSYASRWEFHLITHVQNYDDELEEIEESFRGQLETHRDLEGMPELLQGTGSHLGRLAHLSGQLRFQKRWSQTPRVPETSVLGHMFVVACFGYFFSMAVGACRARAQNNFFAGLVHDLPELLTRDIISPVKRSVARIGDLIREYEFKELERRVFAPLEKGGYRDLAERLSYFLGLDVGSEFESTVILDGLIREVNWDQLQTAYNQDRFDPKDGKLLKVCDNLAAFMEAYTSLRNGISSDQLQQALWRIRSEYQQTSLGEGVHIGALLADFD; translated from the coding sequence ATGCCCGGAATTCGCAAAAGCCTTTTACAGCTTATCTTCTCCGGATCGTTCATGAAGCGCTGGAACGACAAGCTGCGTCCCATGGAACTGATGGAGGTGGACAAGCAGGCCCACAAGATGATCGTGGCCTGGATGCTCTTTGAACTGAACACCCGTGAAATGTCTGCAGAAGAGAGGCTGGCCATCGGCGAGCGGATCGTTGAGGGGGGGATTTTCGAATATCTGTACCGCCTGGTGATCACGGACATCAAGCCGCCTGTGTTTTATCAGATCAAGGCCAATCCGGCCCATTACCGCCAATTGACGGACTGGGTCCTGGACCGGCTCAAGCCGCGGGTGGAGTGCCTCGGAACGCCCTTCTGGGACCGGTTGCGGCTGTGGCTGGACCATCCGGAGGAAGGGGACTTGGCGCGGCGGATTCTGGACGCGGCCCACAGCTATGCCAGCCGATGGGAATTCCACCTGATTACCCACGTCCAGAACTACGACGACGAGTTGGAGGAGATAGAGGAGAGTTTTCGCGGGCAACTGGAGACCCACCGGGACTTGGAGGGCATGCCCGAACTGCTCCAGGGCACGGGAAGTCATCTGGGCCGACTGGCCCATCTCAGCGGACAACTGCGCTTCCAGAAGCGCTGGTCCCAGACCCCGAGGGTTCCGGAAACCTCGGTCCTGGGACATATGTTCGTGGTGGCCTGCTTCGGCTACTTTTTCAGCATGGCCGTGGGCGCCTGCCGGGCCAGGGCGCAAAACAACTTTTTCGCCGGACTGGTCCACGATCTGCCGGAGCTGCTGACCAGGGACATCATATCACCGGTGAAGCGCTCGGTGGCCCGGATCGGCGATCTGATCCGGGAGTATGAGTTCAAGGAGCTGGAGCGGCGGGTCTTCGCTCCCCTGGAAAAGGGCGGATATCGCGACCTGGCGGAACGACTGTCCTATTTTCTGGGCCTGGACGTGGGGTCGGAGTTCGAGAGCACGGTCATCCTGGACGGTTTGATCCGGGAGGTGAACTGGGACCAGCTGCAGACCGCCTACAACCAGGACCGCTTCGACCCCAAGGACGGCAAACTGCTCAAGGTCTGCGACAACCTGGCCGCCTTCATGGAGGCCTACACCTCCCTGCGTAACGGCATCAGCAGCGACCAACTCCAGCAGGCCCTCTGGCGCATCCGGTCCGAATACCAGCAGACCAGTCTGGGCGAAGGGGTACACATCGGCGCGTTGCTGGCCGATTTCGACTGA
- a CDS encoding HD-GYP domain-containing protein, which translates to MRNKAIEPSEDLHEEYYQVSPVILESFPKFRLPLDTFEFREQVAQLIPLTQSGQRISAEQRQMILDKCAQGLVFVARKDHPVYAEHISKQLDLVLVDSSLKSSEIALIFQQGLTDRFNAFLDQPVAPVFSALQTDLLVLTEYLWQDQHRIKQLRKNLWKEHALANHGVNSLFIGLALYLRLNDGDLRRRHLDEVAMGLLTHDLGMSKIPAFIRAKTMPLTRDELEKIREHCWIGGKVLHSLEVRSDLILKQALEHHERLDGKGYPQKLPGKEISMVGQLCAVVDSYCAMITDRPYAEALTSGSALNALSQSPGYNDKMVRALMGMLMG; encoded by the coding sequence ATGCGGAACAAAGCCATAGAACCGAGCGAAGACCTGCATGAGGAATATTATCAGGTCAGCCCGGTGATCCTGGAGAGTTTTCCGAAATTTCGCCTGCCCCTGGACACGTTTGAATTCAGGGAACAGGTCGCCCAACTGATCCCCTTGACCCAGTCCGGCCAGCGGATCTCGGCGGAACAACGGCAGATGATCCTGGACAAATGCGCCCAAGGGTTGGTTTTTGTCGCCCGCAAAGACCACCCGGTTTACGCCGAGCATATCAGCAAGCAGCTTGATCTGGTCCTAGTGGACTCCAGCCTGAAAAGCTCGGAAATCGCCCTGATTTTCCAACAAGGTTTGACCGATCGCTTCAACGCCTTTTTGGATCAACCCGTGGCCCCGGTGTTCTCGGCCCTGCAAACCGACCTGCTCGTTCTGACCGAATACCTGTGGCAGGATCAGCATCGGATCAAGCAACTCAGAAAAAACCTCTGGAAAGAACATGCCCTGGCCAATCATGGCGTCAACTCCCTTTTCATCGGATTGGCCCTGTACCTGCGCCTTAATGACGGGGATCTGCGACGCAGGCACCTGGACGAGGTAGCCATGGGGCTGTTGACCCACGACCTGGGCATGTCCAAAATTCCGGCCTTCATTCGAGCCAAGACCATGCCGCTGACCCGGGATGAGCTGGAAAAAATTCGAGAACACTGCTGGATCGGCGGGAAAGTGCTCCACTCTTTGGAAGTCCGCTCGGACTTGATCCTCAAGCAGGCCCTGGAGCACCATGAACGGTTGGACGGCAAGGGCTATCCGCAAAAGCTGCCCGGCAAGGAGATCAGCATGGTCGGCCAGTTGTGCGCGGTGGTGGATTCCTATTGCGCCATGATTACCGATCGTCCGTACGCCGAGGCTCTGACCTCGGGCAGCGCCCTGAACGCGCTGAGTCAGAGCCCTGGCTACAACGACAAAATGGTCCGCGCCTTGATGGGCATGCTGATGGGATAA
- the mraZ gene encoding division/cell wall cluster transcriptional repressor MraZ — protein sequence MSGKPMTFRGHAYRSLDPKGRLVLPTEFRDVILSAGTHGRVILTNFDGCVVGYSLQEWERIEESFQRINMLNRQLRDFQRFFISGAMEVELDKQGRILIPPHLRTYAGLTREVALAGVGRKFEIWDLERFEEQRRKMEESFDLVMDALAQTECDLRL from the coding sequence ATGAGTGGAAAGCCGATGACCTTTCGCGGACATGCATATCGCAGCCTGGACCCCAAGGGGCGTCTGGTGCTTCCTACGGAATTTCGGGATGTTATTCTTTCTGCTGGGACGCATGGCCGGGTCATTCTGACGAATTTCGACGGATGCGTGGTGGGATACTCGCTTCAGGAGTGGGAACGCATCGAAGAGAGTTTTCAGCGCATCAACATGCTGAATCGACAGCTGCGGGATTTTCAGCGGTTTTTCATATCCGGGGCCATGGAAGTGGAACTGGACAAGCAGGGCCGGATTCTCATTCCTCCACATTTGCGCACCTACGCCGGTCTCACGCGGGAAGTCGCCCTGGCCGGCGTGGGGCGAAAATTCGAAATCTGGGACTTGGAGCGGTTTGAAGAACAGCGGCGCAAAATGGAAGAAAGCTTTGATCTGGTCATGGATGCCCTGGCTCAGACGGAATGCGACCTACGCCTTTAG
- the rsmH gene encoding 16S rRNA (cytosine(1402)-N(4))-methyltransferase RsmH, which translates to MTSMPESSALPAHQPVLVEAVLTHLAPRPGGRYLDGTLGLGGHAGAVLEATDGAAKILGLDRDPLALETARKRLHERWPAAELTLRHECFSRFSDVMDELGWELLDGALLDLGFSSFQVDTPERGFSFLADGPLDMRMNPHGAGVTAREVVNAYPARQLAKIIYEFGEEPLGGRIARAIETARRDDPIETTLELARIVEQAYPPARRARARNHPATRTFQALRMFVNDETGEITRFLGQIVPRLAESARIVIISFHSIEDRIVKRYFVEQAKACLCPPRQPFCLCGHRATLKILTKKPLIASSAELTANPRSRSAKLRAAERIAA; encoded by the coding sequence GTGACGTCCATGCCCGAATCCTCTGCTCTGCCCGCGCATCAACCGGTCCTGGTCGAAGCGGTCCTGACACATCTCGCTCCGCGTCCTGGCGGACGCTACCTGGATGGGACCCTGGGGCTGGGCGGGCACGCCGGGGCCGTGTTGGAGGCCACCGACGGAGCGGCCAAAATATTGGGACTGGACCGCGACCCCTTGGCTTTGGAGACGGCGAGGAAAAGGCTTCATGAGAGGTGGCCGGCCGCTGAATTGACCTTGCGTCACGAGTGCTTCAGCCGATTTTCGGACGTCATGGACGAACTGGGCTGGGAACTGCTGGACGGCGCGTTGCTGGACCTCGGTTTCTCTTCTTTTCAGGTGGACACTCCGGAGCGCGGGTTCAGCTTTCTCGCGGACGGCCCCTTGGACATGCGGATGAATCCTCACGGGGCGGGAGTGACGGCGCGGGAAGTGGTCAACGCGTATCCCGCGCGACAACTCGCGAAGATCATTTATGAGTTTGGTGAAGAACCTCTGGGCGGAAGAATCGCCAGAGCCATCGAAACAGCGCGGCGCGACGATCCCATCGAAACCACCCTGGAGTTGGCGCGCATCGTCGAGCAGGCCTACCCTCCGGCCCGAAGGGCTCGGGCCCGCAACCATCCGGCGACTCGCACCTTCCAGGCTCTGCGTATGTTCGTCAACGACGAGACCGGAGAAATCACCCGGTTTTTGGGTCAGATCGTACCGCGACTGGCTGAAAGCGCACGAATCGTGATCATCTCGTTTCATTCCATCGAGGATCGTATAGTTAAACGATATTTCGTGGAGCAGGCCAAGGCCTGCCTGTGCCCGCCCAGGCAGCCCTTTTGTTTGTGCGGCCATCGGGCGACATTGAAAATACTGACCAAGAAGCCGTTGATCGCATCCAGCGCCGAACTGACCGCCAATCCGCGCAGTCGCAGCGCGAAGCTGCGGGCGGCCGAACGGATCGCCGCTTGA
- a CDS encoding penicillin-binding transpeptidase domain-containing protein, which translates to MKNDRLNKSSSRDWVRIRMALLGACVLLIWGGLWYRAFQVQVVRGPELTAMAARQHKAAEFERGMRGEIFDRQGRLLAKSTGIQSVYVRPLELEDPEAAVPILAAALEMPAGQVRTLLGRPQNFIWLSRQISDRNARNIINAGLRGVYLTEESARFYPHGHLAGQVLGFVGLDGEGLEGVEKTYDEMLAGRKATFVAQRDASGRRMYLDAQGREEDLRGRNVTLTLDAQIQFFAEEALAATVTSFNGKTGMALVVHVPSGDILAMANYPFFNPNMPRQNAEQWRNRILSDALEPGSTLKPMLMAAALEERVITNDTIYYCEEGRWRLTGVNIRDVKGRGWLPANKILRYSSNICSAKIGLDLGATKYHDYLQKMGFGERSGLPLLGENPGLLRPPRSWYPVDLAAVSFGQGMSANALQMARAYLVLANRGVMRPLRLVREPEQDVGTLSVVLREEVAQTVMRMLQEVVEEDGTGTQARIPGVIGAGKTGTAQKATASGTYGDRYVASFAGFYPGDEPEYFIYVVVDEPHPQHYGGVVAAPAVRDIGLRSLAYAGKLPEGSVFVAQEDDRGQNHGVAQNARVERVSLERNVDTSLEGAAAMEFDLADALDLGRDMVPNVTGMSVRRAVERLRGYGVLPEVEGGGGIVSRQAPEPGQSWPQHERRLTLWLEVS; encoded by the coding sequence ATGAAAAACGACCGACTGAATAAATCCTCGTCCCGTGATTGGGTCCGGATTCGCATGGCCCTGCTGGGGGCGTGCGTGCTCTTGATCTGGGGCGGGCTGTGGTATCGGGCGTTTCAGGTTCAGGTCGTACGCGGGCCGGAGTTGACGGCCATGGCCGCTAGACAGCACAAGGCCGCGGAATTCGAGCGCGGGATGCGCGGTGAAATTTTCGATCGTCAAGGGCGACTGCTGGCCAAAAGCACGGGAATTCAATCCGTCTACGTCCGCCCCTTGGAGCTGGAGGACCCGGAGGCGGCGGTTCCGATTTTGGCCGCTGCCCTGGAGATGCCCGCCGGTCAGGTCCGGACCTTACTCGGAAGACCTCAGAATTTCATCTGGCTGTCCCGCCAGATCAGCGACCGCAACGCCCGGAACATCATCAACGCCGGGCTGCGGGGGGTATACCTGACCGAGGAGTCGGCCAGGTTCTATCCTCATGGACATTTGGCCGGGCAGGTGCTCGGCTTCGTGGGGCTGGACGGGGAAGGACTGGAGGGCGTTGAAAAGACCTACGACGAAATGCTGGCTGGACGCAAAGCCACCTTCGTGGCCCAGCGGGACGCCTCCGGACGGCGGATGTATCTGGACGCCCAAGGCCGTGAAGAGGATCTGCGGGGCCGCAACGTCACCCTGACCCTGGACGCGCAGATTCAGTTTTTCGCCGAGGAAGCCCTGGCCGCCACCGTCACGTCCTTCAACGGGAAAACCGGGATGGCTCTGGTGGTCCATGTGCCCAGCGGAGATATTCTGGCTATGGCCAACTATCCGTTCTTCAATCCGAACATGCCGCGCCAGAATGCGGAACAGTGGCGCAACCGAATCCTTTCGGACGCCCTGGAGCCGGGGTCCACGCTCAAGCCCATGTTGATGGCCGCGGCCCTGGAAGAACGCGTGATTACCAACGACACGATCTATTACTGTGAAGAAGGTCGGTGGCGACTGACCGGGGTAAACATTCGCGACGTCAAGGGACGGGGGTGGCTCCCGGCGAACAAGATCCTGCGGTATTCCAGCAACATCTGCTCGGCCAAGATCGGTCTGGATCTCGGAGCGACGAAATATCACGACTATCTCCAGAAAATGGGTTTCGGCGAGCGATCCGGCTTGCCGTTGCTCGGCGAGAATCCCGGTCTCCTAAGGCCTCCCAGATCATGGTATCCGGTGGACCTGGCCGCCGTCTCCTTCGGACAAGGCATGTCCGCCAACGCCCTGCAGATGGCCAGGGCGTATCTTGTTTTGGCCAACCGCGGGGTGATGCGTCCTTTGCGGCTCGTCCGCGAACCTGAACAGGACGTTGGCACTCTTTCCGTGGTTTTGCGGGAAGAGGTCGCCCAGACCGTGATGCGCATGCTTCAGGAAGTGGTGGAGGAGGACGGTACGGGTACGCAAGCCCGGATTCCCGGCGTGATCGGCGCCGGAAAGACCGGCACGGCCCAAAAGGCCACTGCTTCCGGCACCTATGGCGACCGGTACGTGGCCTCCTTCGCGGGATTCTATCCGGGCGATGAGCCGGAGTATTTCATCTACGTGGTGGTCGACGAGCCCCATCCCCAACACTATGGCGGCGTGGTGGCCGCGCCGGCGGTGCGGGACATCGGACTGCGCTCCCTGGCGTATGCCGGGAAGCTGCCGGAGGGGAGCGTTTTTGTCGCCCAAGAAGATGATCGGGGTCAAAACCATGGTGTGGCTCAGAATGCGCGAGTTGAGAGGGTCAGCCTGGAACGGAATGTCGACACTTCCCTGGAAGGGGCCGCGGCAATGGAATTCGACTTGGCGGACGCACTGGATCTTGGCCGGGATATGGTCCCCAACGTGACGGGGATGAGCGTGCGCCGGGCCGTGGAGCGACTGCGCGGCTACGGTGTGTTGCCCGAGGTTGAAGGCGGCGGCGGGATTGTCTCCAGGCAGGCCCCCGAGCCGGGGCAATCGTGGCCGCAACATGAGCGGCGGTTGACTCTGTGGCTGGAGGTGTCATGA
- a CDS encoding UDP-N-acetylmuramoyl-L-alanyl-D-glutamate--2,6-diaminopimelate ligase: MTKPRVELWETLLQKVRDGLMVRTHSKAVQPGEAFLALSGSRTDGAAFIAEAVTRKAGYVIAPEGYLHGSGSETLKGTAILEHPDPRRALGELAAAHHGTDRACPVLVGVTGTNGKTTVVFLTAHLLRSAGLRVGTIGTIGAQWPGGECDLGMTTPDCWRLHGILARMRDAGVSHVCMEVSSHALAQQRTAGLRFKAAVLTNVTQDHLDYHLDMESYFQAKALLFTPGASGPKHRVVNMDDDHGRRLFSRWGGLGYGLEQGEDLVSDENQPDVDGEPAEVLRGEILACDRAGLHLGMNWKSSAWSLRSSLVGRYNAANLLAAQGAGLRLGMEPEQMAALERFPGVPGRLERVPNRQGLDIFVDYAHTPDALESVAGALRKAGFKRLIIVFGCGGNRDKTKRPLMGQAVGRHADVAVLTSDNPRHEDPKAILADVLPGLAACPRVITEVDRRLAIQLALDMLRPGDALLVAGKGHESTQQIGEEKHPFHDPTVIRGILGEADAEFASTDAGMVPCA; encoded by the coding sequence ATGACCAAGCCGCGGGTTGAACTTTGGGAAACGCTTCTCCAAAAGGTCCGCGATGGTTTGATGGTCCGGACTCACTCCAAAGCGGTCCAACCCGGCGAAGCTTTCCTCGCGCTGTCGGGGTCGCGAACGGACGGGGCGGCGTTCATCGCGGAGGCGGTGACTCGCAAGGCCGGATACGTGATTGCTCCTGAGGGATATCTTCACGGTTCAGGCAGTGAAACGCTGAAAGGGACGGCGATTCTGGAACACCCCGATCCTCGGCGGGCATTGGGCGAACTGGCCGCGGCCCATCACGGCACGGACCGGGCCTGTCCGGTGTTGGTGGGGGTGACCGGGACCAACGGAAAGACCACGGTGGTTTTCCTGACTGCCCATCTGTTGCGATCAGCGGGGCTGCGCGTCGGGACCATCGGGACCATCGGCGCTCAGTGGCCCGGCGGGGAATGCGATCTCGGCATGACCACGCCGGATTGCTGGCGGCTGCACGGAATTTTGGCCCGGATGCGGGATGCCGGGGTGAGCCATGTCTGCATGGAGGTGTCCTCCCATGCCCTGGCCCAGCAGCGGACCGCCGGATTGCGCTTCAAAGCCGCGGTGTTGACCAACGTTACCCAGGACCATCTGGACTACCACCTCGACATGGAAAGCTATTTTCAGGCCAAGGCCTTGTTGTTTACTCCCGGAGCCTCGGGGCCCAAGCATCGCGTGGTCAACATGGATGACGACCATGGTCGCCGGTTGTTCAGCCGTTGGGGCGGCCTGGGGTACGGCCTGGAGCAGGGCGAGGACCTCGTTTCTGATGAGAACCAGCCGGATGTGGACGGCGAACCCGCGGAAGTTCTTCGGGGCGAAATCCTGGCTTGCGACCGGGCCGGGCTGCACCTGGGCATGAACTGGAAATCGTCCGCATGGTCGCTGCGTTCCTCCTTGGTGGGCCGGTATAACGCGGCCAACCTGCTGGCGGCCCAGGGAGCCGGGTTGCGGCTGGGAATGGAACCGGAACAGATGGCTGCGCTGGAACGATTTCCCGGCGTTCCCGGGCGACTGGAGCGGGTTCCCAATCGACAAGGTCTGGATATATTCGTGGACTACGCCCACACCCCAGACGCCTTGGAAAGCGTTGCCGGCGCGTTGCGAAAAGCGGGATTCAAACGTTTGATCATCGTGTTCGGGTGCGGTGGGAATAGGGACAAAACCAAGCGCCCCTTGATGGGGCAAGCCGTAGGCCGCCATGCGGACGTGGCGGTCCTGACCTCGGACAATCCCCGGCATGAAGACCCGAAAGCGATCCTGGCCGATGTCCTGCCCGGACTCGCGGCCTGTCCGCGGGTGATCACGGAAGTGGACCGAAGGTTGGCCATCCAACTCGCCCTGGACATGCTGCGTCCCGGCGACGCGCTGTTGGTGGCGGGCAAGGGGCACGAGTCCACGCAGCAGATTGGCGAAGAAAAACATCCTTTTCACGACCCCACGGTCATTCGTGGGATTCTGGGCGAGGCCGATGCCGAATTTGCTTCAACCGACGCGGGGATGGTCCCATGCGCATGA
- a CDS encoding UDP-N-acetylmuramoyl-tripeptide--D-alanyl-D-alanine ligase codes for MRMSLSRIARVLGLEAPVGDADVLVAGACIDSRDIRPGDLFFCLPGERSDGHHHAAQAVERGAVAVVATRAVPELDGRAPMLVLRDGMTAQAALGEVASLWREGFAGQVIGVTGSAGKTTVKEMVAQVCSQAGATCRNRLNWNNQIGMPLSLLSCSGEEAFWVMEAGISRPGDMDELGAVLRPDLAILLNAGAAHVAELGGVSGVAAAKARLVRYLNPEGRALVNQDCPELWRESLAFTDRIHGFSTKDPDAEFWSGEPFQVDSDRMGLALRLRGRSLTLSWPVERAPVAQNVLATAAAAALLGIDTDAIQKGLSVDLALPGRFNVERRGAWVLVDDTYNANPLSMRLALNRAHALAEGRRLVCVLGDMLELGASAGAEHYELGRVLSGVCSEVYYHGGHGADVRDGLAAEKAPARFTACETPEHFLKTWRKSVVAGTAVDGADQDESGGVILFKGSRAGKMELYLEALRTEPSA; via the coding sequence ATGCGCATGAGTCTGAGCCGAATCGCACGAGTCCTGGGGCTTGAAGCACCGGTCGGCGACGCTGACGTGCTTGTCGCCGGGGCTTGTATCGATAGCCGGGACATCCGGCCTGGAGACCTGTTTTTCTGTCTCCCTGGCGAGCGCAGCGACGGCCATCATCACGCGGCCCAAGCCGTGGAAAGAGGGGCCGTGGCCGTGGTAGCGACGAGGGCCGTGCCCGAATTGGATGGGCGGGCTCCGATGCTGGTGCTTCGCGACGGGATGACCGCCCAGGCCGCCCTGGGCGAGGTGGCCTCGCTCTGGCGCGAAGGGTTCGCGGGACAGGTGATCGGCGTGACCGGCTCGGCCGGCAAGACCACGGTCAAGGAGATGGTGGCCCAGGTCTGTTCCCAAGCCGGCGCGACATGCCGAAACCGTTTGAACTGGAACAACCAGATCGGAATGCCCCTGTCCCTGTTGTCCTGTTCCGGAGAAGAGGCTTTTTGGGTCATGGAGGCCGGGATCAGCCGCCCTGGGGACATGGACGAACTGGGAGCGGTCCTGCGACCGGATCTGGCGATTCTGCTCAATGCCGGGGCCGCGCACGTGGCCGAACTGGGCGGCGTGTCCGGTGTGGCCGCGGCCAAGGCCCGGCTGGTCAGGTATCTCAATCCGGAGGGCAGAGCCTTGGTCAACCAGGATTGCCCGGAATTATGGCGGGAAAGCCTGGCCTTCACGGACCGGATTCACGGATTTTCCACGAAAGACCCCGACGCGGAGTTTTGGTCGGGAGAACCGTTCCAGGTCGATTCGGACCGGATGGGGTTGGCGTTGCGCCTGCGTGGCCGGAGTCTGACATTGTCCTGGCCGGTGGAGCGGGCTCCCGTGGCGCAAAACGTGCTGGCCACGGCTGCCGCGGCCGCCTTGCTGGGCATCGACACGGACGCGATTCAAAAAGGGTTGAGCGTCGATTTGGCCCTGCCGGGGCGCTTCAATGTGGAACGGCGCGGAGCTTGGGTCCTGGTGGACGACACCTATAACGCCAACCCTCTGTCCATGCGCCTGGCTCTGAACAGGGCTCATGCCCTGGCCGAGGGACGCCGCCTGGTTTGCGTTCTGGGAGACATGCTGGAATTGGGGGCCTCGGCCGGGGCCGAGCACTACGAGCTTGGCCGGGTCTTGAGCGGAGTCTGCTCCGAGGTCTACTACCACGGCGGACACGGCGCGGACGTGCGGGACGGACTGGCGGCGGAGAAGGCACCGGCGCGGTTCACGGCATGCGAGACTCCGGAACACTTCCTGAAAACGTGGCGCAAGTCCGTCGTTGCCGGAACAGCCGTGGACGGAGCCGACCAAGATGAGAGTGGAGGCGTGATCCTGTTCAAGGGGTCCCGGGCCGGAAAAATGGAACTGTATCTTGAAGCCCTGCGAACGGAGCCGAGCGCATGA